GGTTCAGCGCCTCGAAGTTGAAGTAGTCGAGTTCGATCTCCGGCCCGACGGCCACCTCGAACCCCAGCCGCGCGAACGTGCGGACGATGTCCTCCATCGTGCGCGACACCGGGTGCCGCCCACCGGGCAGCACCGCGCGCCCTGGCAGCGTCACGTCCAGCTTGGGGCCCTTGAGCTGGGCCTCCAGCGCGGCGTCCTCCGCGCGGCGCACGGCGTCCGCCAGGAGCTGCTCCAGCTCCGCCTTGACGGTGTTGGCCACCTCGCCCAGCGCCCGCCGCTCGTCCGGGGGCAGCTTGCCCATGCCGCCCAGGATGGCGGACAGCTCGCCCTTCTTGCCCAGGTAGCGGATGCGCAGCGCCTCCACCTGCGAGGGCTCCGACACGCCCGCGATCTCCTGGCGCGCCGCGTCCGCCAACGCCTGCAACCGGTCTCGCATGGTCCTCTTCCCGCCTTCCATTGCACGCCCCGGGCGCCATCCGACGCCGGGCAAAAAAAAGGGCCGCCCCCGTGTTGGAGGCAGCCCGTTTGGCTTCAGGGGGCCGGCTTCAGGAGCCGGCCGGGTCTCAGGCTGCCTTCGCGATGTTGGCGACGGCGGCAAAGCCCGCGGGGTCCGCGATGGCCATGTCGGACAGGACCTTGCGGTCCAGGCCGATCTTCGCCTTCGCCAGCCCGGCGATCAGCTTCGAGTAGGACAGGCCCACCGTGCGCGCCGCCGCGTTGATGCGGACGATCCACAGCGAGCGGAAGTTGCGCTTGCGCACCGCGCGGTCGCGGGTGGCGTAGTCCAGGGCGCGTTCCACGGCCTGGTTGGCGCGCTTGTAGCAATTCTTGCGGCGGCCGCGGAAACCCTTGGCCAGCTTGAGAATGCGATTACGACGACGACGAGCCTTGAATCCCTTTTTGACGCGCATGACACACTCCTGACTTCTTGAAGGTGACCCTGGGGTGCTGGCCTCACGCCGCTCCGCCAGGACTCACGGATGGTCCAAGCCCGAGGAAAAACTCAGGCCCCGTAGGGGAACAGCTCCTTGATGACCTTCTTCGCGTCCATGTCGCGCAGGTGACCGGTACCCCGGTTGCCGCGCTTCTGCTTGGGCGTCTTGGAGAAGGTAAACAGGTGCTTGCTGAAGGCCTTGCCGAACTTCACCTGGCCGCTCTTCTTCACCTGGAAGCGCTTCTTCGCGCCACTGCGGGTCTTCAACTTGGGCATGGTCCCAATCCTTCCTTCTGCTTCCTGTCGGCACGGCAGCCATCGCGGCTGACGGCGGTCCACGACACACGGTTCGCGGACGCTTTGAGCGGAAGCCTCTATCACTCTTTCGAGCCGTTGGGGGTAGCGTTTCCTACAGCCACCGCTGAAACCCCCGCCGTCCTGCGTACTCCCCGTCCCTACACCCCCCTACCCCGGGTCAGGGCAGGGCCGCTTCCTTGGCCAGCAGCGCCTCGAAGTCGGCGAGCTTCATCGACTTGAGGTCCTCGCCGCCATAGCGACGGGGGGACACGGCGCCGGCCTCCACCTCGTTGTCGCCCACAACCAGGGTGAAGGGGATCTTCTGGAGCTGGGCCTCGCGGATCTTCGCGTTGAGCGTGATGCCGCGCTCGTCCAGCTCCACCCGGTAGCCCTTGGCGCGCAGGTCGTCGCGCACCTTGCGGGCGTAGTCCAGCTGACGGTCCGCCACGTACACCAGGGTCGCCTGCACCGGGGCAAGCCACGCCGGGAACGCGCCGGCGAAGTGCTCGATGAGGATGGCGGTGAAGCGCTCGAAGGAGCCGAAGATGGCGCGGTGGAGGACCACGGGGCGGTGCGGGGCGTTGTCCTCGCCCACGTACGTCAGGTCGAAGCGCTCCGGCGCCAGGTAGTCCAGCTGCATGGTGCCCAGCTGCCACCGCCGGCCGATGCTGTCCGACACCGCGAAGTCGATCTTCGGGCCGTAGAAGGCGCCGTCGCCCGGGGCCAGCTCGTACTCCAGGCCCAGCGACTCCAGCGCGGCCTTGAGGCCCTCCTCCGCGCGGTCCCAGAGGGAGTCATCTCCCAGGCGCTGCACGGGGCGCGTGGACAGCTTCACCGCGTAGGTGAGGCCCACCGCCTTGTAGACGCGATCCAGCAGCTTCACGAAGCGCTTCACCTCGTCGGTGATCTGGGCCTCCGTGCAGTAGATGTGCGCGTCGTCCTGGGCGAACTGGCGCACGCGGGTGAGGCCGCCCAGCGACCCGGCCGCCTCGTTGCGGTGCAGCACGTCCTGGGTGTGCAGGCGCAGGGGCAGGTCGCGGTAGCTGTGCTTCTTGAAGCCGTAGAACAGGTGGTGCGACGGGCAGTTCATCGGCTTGAGGGAGAAGTCGTGCTCGCCGGACTCGCTGTCGAGCACCAGGAACATGTTCTCCTTGTACTTGCCCCAGTGGCCGCTGGTCTCCCACAGCCCCTTGTTGAACATCAGGGGCGTCTTGATCTCCACGTAGCCGTCACCGGCCGTGAGCGAGCGCATCCAGTCCGACAGCGTCTGGTAGAGCGTGGTGCCCTTGGGCGTCCAGAAGGCCGCGCCCGGCGCGTACGGGTGGAAGTGGAAGAGGTCCAGCTCCTTGCCCAGCTTGCGGTGGTCGCGCTTCTTCGCTTCCTCGATGCGCGTCATGTACGCATCCAGCGCCTTCTTGTCGAAGAACGCCGTGCCGTACACGCGCTGGAGCATCGGGTTGCGGTGGTCGCCGCGCCAGTAGGCGCCGCTGGAGGAGAGGATCTTGATGACGCCGATCTTCCCCGTGCTGGGCGCGTGGGGCCCCAGGCAGAAGTCCACCCAGTCACCGTGGGTGTAGAGCGTGAGCGTCTTGGCGCCCTTGGCGGCGATGTCCTTGACGATCTCCACCTTGAACTTCTCGCCCTTCTCCTCGAAGAGGCGCACGGCGTCCTCCATGGAGACCTCCGTGCGGACGAAGGGCATGTCCTGCTTGAGCTCCGCGTTGGCGGCCGCTTCGATCTTCTCCAGCTCCTCCGGCGTGAAGGGCTTCTCGCGGAAGAAGTCGTAGTAGAAGCCCTCCTCCGTCGCGGGACCGATGGTCACCTGCGTGCCGGGGAACAGGCGCTGCACGGCGCTGGCGACCACGTGCGCGGCGTCGTGGCGGATGAGGTCCAGGCCCTCCGGGCTCTTGGGCGTGAAGATCTGGAGCTTCGCGTCCTCGTCCAGCGGGCGCGACAGGTCCACGTCCTGGCCGTTCACCCGGGCGAACAGGGCCGCCTTCGCGAGCCCCACACCGATGCTGCCCTTCACGAAGTCCGCGATGGTCGTCCCCCGAGGCGTCTGCTTCTGGCTGCCGTCGGGGAGCGTCACCGTGATGGATTCGGACATGGCTTGAAAACCCCTGCGCTGGAAAAGCCACGGGCGGCAGGCTCTTTGGAAGCCTGCCGCCCGCGAGATGGAACGCTTACTGATGATGGGTCGTAGTGGGATCGAACCACTGACCCCTACCGTGTCAAGGTAGTGCTCTACCGCTGAGCTAACGACCCGTCGTGCGGATGGGCGCGGGGAATAACAGCGGGCTCCCACACCTGTCAAGGAAACACGAACGCGGGGGCTTCTCTTCCCGACGCGCGCCCTACCCCGCGTCCTCCAACAACACGCGGACCCGCTTCATCACCGCGTCGAACATGGC
Above is a window of Corallococcus soli DNA encoding:
- the rplT gene encoding 50S ribosomal protein L20, which translates into the protein MRVKKGFKARRRRNRILKLAKGFRGRRKNCYKRANQAVERALDYATRDRAVRKRNFRSLWIVRINAAARTVGLSYSKLIAGLAKAKIGLDRKVLSDMAIADPAGFAAVANIAKAA
- the rpmI gene encoding 50S ribosomal protein L35; the encoded protein is MPKLKTRSGAKKRFQVKKSGQVKFGKAFSKHLFTFSKTPKQKRGNRGTGHLRDMDAKKVIKELFPYGA
- the thrS gene encoding threonine--tRNA ligase; the encoded protein is MSESITVTLPDGSQKQTPRGTTIADFVKGSIGVGLAKAALFARVNGQDVDLSRPLDEDAKLQIFTPKSPEGLDLIRHDAAHVVASAVQRLFPGTQVTIGPATEEGFYYDFFREKPFTPEELEKIEAAANAELKQDMPFVRTEVSMEDAVRLFEEKGEKFKVEIVKDIAAKGAKTLTLYTHGDWVDFCLGPHAPSTGKIGVIKILSSSGAYWRGDHRNPMLQRVYGTAFFDKKALDAYMTRIEEAKKRDHRKLGKELDLFHFHPYAPGAAFWTPKGTTLYQTLSDWMRSLTAGDGYVEIKTPLMFNKGLWETSGHWGKYKENMFLVLDSESGEHDFSLKPMNCPSHHLFYGFKKHSYRDLPLRLHTQDVLHRNEAAGSLGGLTRVRQFAQDDAHIYCTEAQITDEVKRFVKLLDRVYKAVGLTYAVKLSTRPVQRLGDDSLWDRAEEGLKAALESLGLEYELAPGDGAFYGPKIDFAVSDSIGRRWQLGTMQLDYLAPERFDLTYVGEDNAPHRPVVLHRAIFGSFERFTAILIEHFAGAFPAWLAPVQATLVYVADRQLDYARKVRDDLRAKGYRVELDERGITLNAKIREAQLQKIPFTLVVGDNEVEAGAVSPRRYGGEDLKSMKLADFEALLAKEAALP